A single window of Macaca mulatta isolate MMU2019108-1 chromosome 9, T2T-MMU8v2.0, whole genome shotgun sequence DNA harbors:
- the DYDC2 gene encoding DPY30 domain-containing protein 2 produces the protein METNYLKRCFGNCLAQALAEVAKVRPSDPIEYLAHWLYHYEKTAKAKEKNREEKIQLQEEYDSSLKEMEMTEMLKQEEYQIQQNCEKCHKELNSETVSTKKTIFMQEDTNPLEKEALKQEFLPGTSSMIPGMPQQVSPSESAG, from the exons ATGGAAACTAACTACCTAAAGAGGTGCTTTGGAAATTGCCTGGCCCAGGCACTGGCAGAGGTGGCGAAGGTTCGGCCCAGTGACCCAATAGAATACCTGGCTCACTGGCTTTATCATTATGAGAAAACAGCgaaagcaaaagaaaag AATAGGGAAGAGAAGATCCAGCTGCAGGAGGAATATGACAGTAGCCTCAAGGAAATGGAAATGACAGAAATGCTGAAACAGGAAGAGTATCAGATTCAACAGAACTGTGAAAAGTGTCACAAG gAACTGAATTCTGAAACTGTTTCCACGAAGAAGACCATATTCATGCAGGAGGACACAAACCCCCTTGAGAAGGAGGCCTTGAAGCAGGAATTCCTGCCAGGTACTTCCAGTATGATTCCAGGAATGCCTCAACAGGTTTCTCCTTCAGAGTCTGCTGGCTAG